The sequence GTGTCGACGACGGGCCAGTTCTGGTAGACGCCGCTGGTGATGAAGTAGAAGGGCAGGATCAACCACCCCAGGATCAGCACCGCCACCAGCCATCCCCACTGCAGACGACCCCATCGACGGTGCGTGCGCCACGGGAAGCTGATGGCGCGGTCGCGGTAGACGAACCGGGAGATGACGTAGGGCACCGCGACCGCACCGCCCAGCGCGAGCGTGAAACGCAGCATCGCCAGGTTGTCGAGTTCGGCGGCGAGCGGGATGACGCTGACGATCAGCAGGCCGACGGCGATCAGGGAGAGGTCCCTGGTGAGCGAGGGCGGCCGATGCACGCCGATCACCTTCGCGGTCTCCCGCCGTGCACCCATGCTCACGACCTGGTCCTCAGCCGGCCGGCCGCGTTCGAGCAGCCAGGCGACCAGGATCCCCAGGGCGAGCAGCGCCCAGCCCAGCCACGGGATCTCCAGCACGAAGAACGCCGGAGCAGCGGCACAGACGAGTAACGCCGGCACGAAGGCGAGGCGCAGCGTCGTCTCCCGCCGGACCTCGGTCACGGGCGCGCCCGGCGCCGGTAGACCAGATCGCGGATGTCGCGCCCCTTCGCGATGCCCTTGCGCTCGAACGCGGTCATCACCCGGCCGTCGAAGCGCTCGGCCCACTCCCCGTCGAACGCGCGCTCGAACAGCGGTTCGGCGTCGAGCACCTCGCGCATCTGCAGGGCGTAGTCCTCCCAGTCGGTCGCGAGACGCAGCAGGCCGCCGTCTTTCAGCGACCTCGCCGCAGTGTCGCCGAATCCCGGCCGCACCAGACGCCGCTTGGTGTGCTTCTTCTTGTGCCACGGGTCGGGGAAGAAGATCCACACCTCGCGTGCCGCAGCCTCGGGAAGGTACGACGAGAGAACCTCGGGTGCGTTCGCCTCGACGACGCGGACGTTTCGGGCACCCGCCCTGTCGGCATCGAGCATCGTCCGGGCGAGGCCG is a genomic window of Microbacterium maritypicum containing:
- the trmB gene encoding tRNA (guanosine(46)-N7)-methyltransferase TrmB, translating into MPEPRTFRDEPVSFVRRSGRMSEAQERAFTELGPHYLLDVPRDVAWTSVHPEARLDPATEYGRAADLYVEIGSGQGHAIVAAASSRPDDDFLAVEVFRAGLARTMLDADRAGARNVRVVEANAPEVLSSYLPEAAAREVWIFFPDPWHKKKHTKRRLVRPGFGDTAARSLKDGGLLRLATDWEDYALQMREVLDAEPLFERAFDGEWAERFDGRVMTAFERKGIAKGRDIRDLVYRRRARP
- a CDS encoding CPBP family intramembrane glutamic endopeptidase; this encodes MTEVRRETTLRLAFVPALLVCAAAPAFFVLEIPWLGWALLALGILVAWLLERGRPAEDQVVSMGARRETAKVIGVHRPPSLTRDLSLIAVGLLIVSVIPLAAELDNLAMLRFTLALGGAVAVPYVISRFVYRDRAISFPWRTHRRWGRLQWGWLVAVLILGWLILPFYFITSGVYQNWPVVDTPELIARLFVGVGAVGIWDELFFICTVFALLRRHFPNLVANLLQAIVFVSFLWELGYREWGPLLTIPFALLQGYIFLRTHSLAYVVTVHLLFDAVVFAVLVHAHNPGLLPIFLV